A region of Streptomyces halobius DNA encodes the following proteins:
- the lipB gene encoding lipoyl(octanoyl) transferase LipB yields MTAISRGETPAPEGLRFVHLGFGADAVEYETAWQEQRRVHAARFADEIPDTCLLLEHLPVYTAGRRTTEDERPLDGTPVVDVDRGGKITWHGPGQLVGYPIQKLPRPVDVVAHVRRLEEALIRVCAEFGVEATRIEGRSGVWVLGDPLEERAALGGLQLDFDPRAADELFDPRLNGPEYAPSNAGQRREDRKLAAIGIRVAKGVTMHGFALNVNPDNTSFDKIVPCGIRDAGVASLAGELGREVTLTEVLPVVERHLRDVLEGAELLPRAV; encoded by the coding sequence GTGACTGCGATCTCTCGGGGGGAGACCCCCGCACCCGAGGGGCTGCGCTTTGTGCATCTGGGCTTCGGAGCGGACGCCGTGGAATACGAGACGGCGTGGCAGGAGCAGCGCCGGGTGCACGCCGCCCGGTTCGCCGACGAGATCCCGGACACCTGCCTGTTGCTGGAGCATCTGCCCGTCTACACGGCCGGGCGGCGCACGACCGAGGACGAGCGCCCGCTGGACGGCACCCCCGTCGTCGACGTGGACCGCGGCGGCAAGATCACCTGGCACGGCCCCGGCCAGCTGGTGGGCTATCCCATCCAGAAGCTGCCGCGCCCCGTGGACGTCGTCGCCCATGTGCGCCGTCTCGAAGAGGCGCTGATCCGGGTGTGCGCCGAATTCGGCGTCGAGGCCACCCGGATCGAGGGCCGCAGCGGTGTGTGGGTGCTGGGCGACCCGTTGGAGGAGCGGGCGGCCCTGGGCGGGCTGCAGCTGGACTTCGACCCGCGGGCGGCGGACGAGCTGTTCGACCCGCGGCTGAACGGCCCGGAGTACGCCCCGTCCAACGCCGGCCAGCGCCGCGAGGACCGCAAGCTCGCCGCGATCGGCATCCGCGTCGCCAAGGGCGTCACGATGCACGGCTTCGCGCTGAACGTGAACCCGGACAACACCTCGTTCGACAAGATCGTGCCGTGCGGCATCCGGGACGCCGGTGTGGCGTCGCTCGCCGGCGAGCTGGGCCGTGAGGTCACCCTCACCGAGGTGCTGCCCGTCGTCGAGAGGCATCTGCGGGACGTCCTGGAGGGCGCCGAGCTGCTCCCCCGCGCGGTCTGA